The following coding sequences lie in one Chionomys nivalis chromosome 8, mChiNiv1.1, whole genome shotgun sequence genomic window:
- the LOC130879977 gene encoding olfactory receptor 52A1-like, which produces MMSSVAANNMSYLNPRTVILTGIPGLEHVQFWIGFPFFAVCLVALLGNIILLIIIPAERSLHQPMYIFLAVLAATDIGLCAAIAPKMLAIFWFRAYSMAFDACLAQLFFIHTLQCMESGILLAMAFDRYIAICDPLRHTSVLTPSVLRRMIVVVVTRAIILVGLLPSLIKRLHLFHSVQIAHSYCEHMAVVKLAADDVQVNKIRGLFVGFSILGFDMTFILISYALIFQVIFHLQQKEARIKAFNTCTAHIFVFLEFYILAFFSFFSHRFGHVVPSTHILLSTIYLLLPPALNPIVYGVKNMVIRRRVEQIFLLNRGCQQ; this is translated from the coding sequence ATGATGAGCTCAGTGGCAGCCAACAACATGTCATATCTCAACCCTAGAACTGTAATTTTGACTGGAATCCCTGGACTAGAGCATGTGCAGTTTTGGATTGGATTTCCATTCTTCGCAGTGTGTCTAGTGGCTCTTTTGGGAAATATCATCTTATTGATCATCATCCCAGCCGAGCGTAGCTTGCACCAGCCCATGTATATCTTCCTGGCTGTGCTGGCAGCTACAGATATAGGACTCTGTGCAGCAATTGCCCCCAAAATGTTGGCCATCTTTTGGTTCAGAGCTTATTCTATGGCCTTTGATGCCTGCCTAGCTCAGCTGTTCTTCATCCATACTTTACAGTGCATGGAGTCTGGGATTCTTTTGGCAATGGCTTTTGATCGCTATATTGCCATCTGTGACCCTCTGAGACACACATCTGTCCTTACACCTTCAGTTCTGCGTCgtatgatagtggtggtggtaaCTCGAGCCATAATACTAGTAGGTCTGTTACCAAGTCTTATAAAAAGACTGCATCTTTTTCATTCTGTTCAAATTGCCCACTCTTATTGTGAACACATGGCTGTGGTGAAGCTTGCAGCAGATGATGTACAAGTCAATAAAATACGTGGTCTCTTTGTGGGCTTTAGCATTCTGGGATTTGATATGACTTTTATCCTTATATCTTATGCACTGATTTTCCAGGTCATTTTTCATCTTCAACAGAAAGAGGCACGGATCAAAGCCTTTAACACCTGCACagctcatatttttgtttttctagagttttatatccttgcctttttctcctttttcagcCACCGTTTTGGTCATGTTGTTCCTTCAACCCATATTCTTCTGTCTACCATCtacctcctcctgcctcctgctctcAACCCTATTGTGTATGGTGTAAAAAATATGGTCATTCGTAGGAGGGTGGAACAGATCTTTCTTCTAAATCGTGGATGTCAGCAGTGA